One stretch of Oryzias latipes chromosome 7, ASM223467v1 DNA includes these proteins:
- the LOC101158764 gene encoding transketolase, whose product MANYHKPDEKTLQGLKDVANKLRINSIKATCASNSGHPTSCCSAAELMSVLFFHAMRYKADDPRNQCNDRFVLSKGHAAPILYAVWAEAGFVKESDLVNLRKIDSDLEGHPTPKLEFVDVATGSLGQGLSAACGMAYTGKYFDKSSYRVYCMLGDGECSEGSVWEAMAFASYYKLDNLVAILDINRLGQSEPAPLQHDMETYRKRCEAFGWNTYVVEGHDVEELCKAFWQAQQVKDKPTCIVARTLKGKGLKNIEDKENWHGKPIPKDKLDDVLKDLQSQIQVPNKTLSPKPPNNDAAPADLSTIVMPSVPSYKKGDKVATRRAYGDALAKLGQASQRVVALDGDTKNSTFSELFKKKFPDRYIECFIAEQNMVGVAIGCATRDRTVAFASTFAAFFSRAYDQIRMGAISQTNVNLVGSHCGVSIGEDGPSQMALEDLAIFRAIPSCTVFYPCDGVSTEKAVELAANTKGICFIRTSRPDTPIIYSPDEKFEVGEAKVVLQSDNDVATVIGAGVTLHEALTAAEMLKKEGKSIRVIDPFTIKPLDAATVLASARATGGQIITVEDHYKEGGLGEAVLSAVGQEPGIVVTRLAVTGLPRSGKPQELLDIFGISAKHIVAAVRQTFAN is encoded by the exons ATGGCTAACTATCACAAGCCCGACGAGAAGACCCTGCAGGGGCTGAAAGACGTCGCTAACAAGCTACGGATCAACTCCATTAAGGCAACATGCGCCTCTAACTCTGg gCATCCAACATCATGCTGCAGTGCAGCAGAGCTTATGTCTGTGCTCTTCTTCCACGCCATGCGCTACAAAGCAGACGATCCTCGTAACCAGTGCAATGACCGCTTTGTTCTCTCCAAG GGTCACGCTGCGCCCATCCTGTATGCTGTCTGGGCAGAAGCAGGTTTTGTCAAAGAGTCTGATCTGGTTAACCTGCGCAAGATTGACAGTGACCTGGAGGGACACCCCACCCCT AAACTGGAGTTTGTTGACGTGGCAACCGGGTCCCTCGGACAGGGTCTTAGTGCTGCGTGTGGAATGGCCTACACTGGCAAATACTTTGACAAATCAAG TTACCGTGTGTACTGCATGCTGGGCGATGGGGAGTGCTCAGAAGGCTCCGTGTGGGAGGCCATGGCCTTTGCCTCCTACTACAAGCTGGATAACCTGGTGGCGATCCTGGACATTAACCGACTGGGACAGAGCGAGCCTGCCCCTCTGCAGCATGACATGGAGACGTACCGCAAGCGCTGCGAGGCCTTCGG GTGGAACACGTACGTCGTGGAGGGACACGATGTAGAAGAGCTGTGCAAAGCTTTCTGGCAAGCTCAGCAGGTCAAAGATAAACCCACCTGTATTGTTGCTAGGACTTTGAAAGGCAAAGGATTAAAAA ACATTGAGGACAAAGAAAACTGGCACGGAAAGCCCATTCCCAAAGACAAGTTGGATGATGTCCTGAAGGACCTCCAGTCCCAAATCCAGGTCCCCAACAAGACTCTTAGTCCTAAACCGCCCAATAacgatgcagctcctgcagaccTCAGCACCATCGTCATGCCGTCTGTCCCTTCTTACAAAAAAGGAGACAAG GTGGCAACAAGGCGAGCATATGGCGATGCACTGGCCAAACTGGGTCAGGCAAGCCAGAGAGTGGTCGCCCTCGATGGAGACACCAAGAACTCCACCTTCTCTGAGCTCTTTAAGAAGAAGTTTCCTGACCGTTACATCGAATGTTTCATTGCTGAACAGAACATG GTAGGAGTTGCTATCGGCTGTGCTACGCGTGATCGCACTGTTGCATTTGCCAGCACCTTTGCAGCGTTCTTCTCCAGAGCCTATGATCAGATCCGTATGGGAGCCATTTCTCAGACCAATGTCAACCTGGTGGGGTCTCACTGCGGAGTCTCCATTG GTGAGGACGGCCCATCACAGATGGCTCTGGAGGACTTGGCCATTTTCCGCGCCATACCATCGTGCACAGTCTTTTATCCCTGTGATGGCGTGTCAACCGAGAAGGCCGTTGAACTGGCAGCCAACACAAAG ggaatttgttttattcGAACCAGCAGACCAGATACTCCCATCATCTACTCTCCAGATGAGAAGTTTGAAGTGGGAGAAGCCAAG GTGGTGCTTCAGTCTGACAATGACGTGGCGACTGTCATTGGTGCAGGTGTGACTCTGCATGAAGCTCTGACTGCTGCCGAGATGCTCAAGAAAGAAG GAAAAAGCATCCGTGTGATTGACCCCTTCACCATCAAACCCCTGGATGCAGCTACTGTTCTGGCCAGCGCCAGAGCCACCGGCGGACAGATCATCACTGTGGAGGATCACTACAAGGAGG gtggTCTGGGTGAAGCAGTCTTATCTGCAGTGGGTCAGGAGCCTGGAATTGTTGTGACCCGTCTGGCAGTGACAGGCCTTCCCCGCAGTGGAAAGCCCCAAGAGCTCTTGGACATATTTGGGATCAGCGCCAAACACATCGTCGCCGCCGTCCGCCAGACCTTCGCAAACTAA
- the LOC101159101 gene encoding extracellular matrix protein 2-like isoform X2, with product MQQIWFLLLCLSGHILVTLGSLNDVNMNLEISKPPEVEKADALFSGIDTRVELVDKLEENEDVQFQNDAENTENLVQTDLKSPEASRGRRSAWGRRYHAAPVEGAIYRMAGLGRPLSGWRKRGKAEMETSVLMAALKELHTHKRTLMDVGMTQKEEEEEDDDEEEDDDDEEEEDDDDEEEEEEVSTIKRFYLSFQYAEMYRMDLFSAMCVCVEQEEEEEEEEGEGEEEEEAEEEEATEAPSNQTETNSNMTWPAAECQTAEKEISCRGVGLTQLPVLQNPEATKLDVAGNNISIVTARAFLGLPRLETLDLSQNDLDDESFRQKPLFNLTSLKKLNLADNRITRVPALPPSLEELRINNNKLSGLTPDCFKGLVNLLHLELQDNILHEGSVSPSAFSPLQSLLYLHLDRNHFSSIPRGLPASLQVLKIKKNQIYEVRGEPLRDCIHLKELDLSHNHIYEQAIASDAWIRLKSLEALDLSHNQLTSIPVNLPRPLRKLNLQHNRISQLPAYPFRHLKPGLQALHLSHNALKDNGIGRRAFVGTYRSLKELLLDNNYLEEVPPCIRQFKNLQMLRLDNNKIRLMRPWGVCHPRNSGSLASVHLENNLLEVETLPPKAFSCVIDAKGLILYPQQYKKDENT from the exons atgcagcagatttggtttttacttttgtgCCTTAGTGGCCACATTTTAGTAACGCTAGGCTCCTTAAATGATGTGAACATGAACTTGGAAATCTCCAAGCCTCCTGAAGTGGAAAAAGCCGACGCTCTCTTCTCTGGGATTGATACAAGAGTGGAACTAGTGGACAAACTTG AAGAGAATGAAGATGTGCAGTTCCaaaatgatgcagaaaatacagaGAACCTGGtgcaaacagatttaaaaagtcCCGAGGCCAGCAGAGGGAGAAGAAGCGCTTGGGGCAGGAGATACCATGCAGCTCCAGTAGAGGGCGCCATATACAGAATG GCAGGGCTGGGGCGACCTCTGAGCGGCTGGAGAAAGCGCGGAAAAGCTGAGATGGAGACGAGTGTGCTGATGGCTGCACTGAAAGAGCTTCACACACACAAGAGAACACTAATGGATGTTGGAATGACCcaaaaggaagaggaagaagaagatgatgatgaagaggaagatgatgacgatgaagaggaagaagatgatgatgacgaagaggaggaagaagaggtttCAACTATCAAACGTTTCTATTTATCCTTTCAGTACGCAGAAATGTATagaatggatttattttctgctatgtgtgtgtgtgtggaacaggaggaagaagaagaggaggaggaaggagagggagaagaagaagaggaggctgaagaagaggaggcaACTGAAGCACCCAGCAATCAAACAGAGACAAACTCCAACATGACGTGGCCTGCTGCTGAATGTCAGactgcagaaaaagaaatcagCTGCAGAGGTGTCGGCCTGACTCAGCTGCCGGTCCTCCAGAACCCGGAGGCCACAAAGCTGGATGTTGCAG ggAACAACATCAGCATTGTCACTGCTCGAGCTTTCCTTGGTCTGCCGCGTCTGGAGACATTGGACCTGAGCCAGAATGATCTGGATGATGAGTCATTCCGCCAAAAACCGCTGTTT AATCTGACATCTTTGAAGAAACTCAATCTAGCGGACAATCGGATCACTAGGGTACCTGCACTACCCCCGTCCCTGGAGGAGCTCAGGATCAACAACAACAAGCTCAGTGGACTCACACCTGACTGCTTCAAAG GCCTTGTAAACCTGTTGCATCTGGAGCTGCAGGACAATATCCTTCATGAAGGCAGTGTTTCACCTTCTGCATTCAGTCCCCTGCAGAGCCTTTTGTACCTGCATCTGGACAGAAACCATTTCAGTTCCATCCCACGGGGCCTTCCAGCCTCTCTCCAG GTGCtcaaaatcaagaaaaatcAGATCTATGAAGTGAGAGGAGAACCACTGAGGGATTGCATTCATTTGAAAGAGCTGGACCTGAGTCACAACCACATTTACGAGCAAGCCATTGCTTCAGATGCCTGGATCCGTCTGAA GTCTTTAGAAGCTTTGGACTTGTCCCACAACCAGCTGACATCCATCCCAGTTAATCTGCCACGTCCTCTTCGAAAACTCAACTTGCAACATAACCGCATCAGTCAGCTCCCCGCATACCCGTTTCGTCATCTAAAACCGGGCCTGCAGGCCCTCCATCTATCTCACAACGCATTGAAAGACAATGGGATAGGGCGAAGGGCTTTTGTTGGAACATACCGCTCTCTGAAAGAGCTTCTGCTTGACAACAATTACCTAGAAGAGGTTCCTCCATGCATCAGGCAGTTTAAGAACCTGCAGATGCTCAGACTGGACAACAATAAAATAAG GCTGATGAGACCGTGGGGAGTGTGCCACCCTCGTAATTCTGGATCTTTGGCTTCAGTCCACCTTGAAAATAATCTCCTTGAAGTGGAGACGCTTCCCCCAAAGGCTTTCTCCTGTGTCATTGATGCCAAGGGACTGATCCTTTATCCACAGCAGTACAAAAAGGATGAAAATACttga
- the LOC101159101 gene encoding extracellular matrix protein 2-like isoform X1 — protein sequence MQQIWFLLLCLSGHILVTLGSLNDVNMNLEISKPPEVEKADALFSGIDTRVELVDKLEENEDVQFQNDAENTENLVQTDLKSPEASRGRRSAWGRRYHAAPVEGAIYRMVRAQKKKIELKENSFLGNDFVLIFVCSCLWLMTSLSLQAGLGRPLSGWRKRGKAEMETSVLMAALKELHTHKRTLMDVGMTQKEEEEEDDDEEEDDDDEEEEDDDDEEEEEEVSTIKRFYLSFQYAEMYRMDLFSAMCVCVEQEEEEEEEEGEGEEEEEAEEEEATEAPSNQTETNSNMTWPAAECQTAEKEISCRGVGLTQLPVLQNPEATKLDVAGNNISIVTARAFLGLPRLETLDLSQNDLDDESFRQKPLFNLTSLKKLNLADNRITRVPALPPSLEELRINNNKLSGLTPDCFKGLVNLLHLELQDNILHEGSVSPSAFSPLQSLLYLHLDRNHFSSIPRGLPASLQVLKIKKNQIYEVRGEPLRDCIHLKELDLSHNHIYEQAIASDAWIRLKSLEALDLSHNQLTSIPVNLPRPLRKLNLQHNRISQLPAYPFRHLKPGLQALHLSHNALKDNGIGRRAFVGTYRSLKELLLDNNYLEEVPPCIRQFKNLQMLRLDNNKIRLMRPWGVCHPRNSGSLASVHLENNLLEVETLPPKAFSCVIDAKGLILYPQQYKKDENT from the exons atgcagcagatttggtttttacttttgtgCCTTAGTGGCCACATTTTAGTAACGCTAGGCTCCTTAAATGATGTGAACATGAACTTGGAAATCTCCAAGCCTCCTGAAGTGGAAAAAGCCGACGCTCTCTTCTCTGGGATTGATACAAGAGTGGAACTAGTGGACAAACTTG AAGAGAATGAAGATGTGCAGTTCCaaaatgatgcagaaaatacagaGAACCTGGtgcaaacagatttaaaaagtcCCGAGGCCAGCAGAGGGAGAAGAAGCGCTTGGGGCAGGAGATACCATGCAGCTCCAGTAGAGGGCGCCATATACAGAATGGTGAgggctcaaaaaaaaaaaatagaattaaaagaaaacagctttttgggtaatgactttgttttaatttttgtttgttcatgcCTTTGGTTAATGACATCACTGTCTTTGCAGGCAGGGCTGGGGCGACCTCTGAGCGGCTGGAGAAAGCGCGGAAAAGCTGAGATGGAGACGAGTGTGCTGATGGCTGCACTGAAAGAGCTTCACACACACAAGAGAACACTAATGGATGTTGGAATGACCcaaaaggaagaggaagaagaagatgatgatgaagaggaagatgatgacgatgaagaggaagaagatgatgatgacgaagaggaggaagaagaggtttCAACTATCAAACGTTTCTATTTATCCTTTCAGTACGCAGAAATGTATagaatggatttattttctgctatgtgtgtgtgtgtggaacaggaggaagaagaagaggaggaggaaggagagggagaagaagaagaggaggctgaagaagaggaggcaACTGAAGCACCCAGCAATCAAACAGAGACAAACTCCAACATGACGTGGCCTGCTGCTGAATGTCAGactgcagaaaaagaaatcagCTGCAGAGGTGTCGGCCTGACTCAGCTGCCGGTCCTCCAGAACCCGGAGGCCACAAAGCTGGATGTTGCAG ggAACAACATCAGCATTGTCACTGCTCGAGCTTTCCTTGGTCTGCCGCGTCTGGAGACATTGGACCTGAGCCAGAATGATCTGGATGATGAGTCATTCCGCCAAAAACCGCTGTTT AATCTGACATCTTTGAAGAAACTCAATCTAGCGGACAATCGGATCACTAGGGTACCTGCACTACCCCCGTCCCTGGAGGAGCTCAGGATCAACAACAACAAGCTCAGTGGACTCACACCTGACTGCTTCAAAG GCCTTGTAAACCTGTTGCATCTGGAGCTGCAGGACAATATCCTTCATGAAGGCAGTGTTTCACCTTCTGCATTCAGTCCCCTGCAGAGCCTTTTGTACCTGCATCTGGACAGAAACCATTTCAGTTCCATCCCACGGGGCCTTCCAGCCTCTCTCCAG GTGCtcaaaatcaagaaaaatcAGATCTATGAAGTGAGAGGAGAACCACTGAGGGATTGCATTCATTTGAAAGAGCTGGACCTGAGTCACAACCACATTTACGAGCAAGCCATTGCTTCAGATGCCTGGATCCGTCTGAA GTCTTTAGAAGCTTTGGACTTGTCCCACAACCAGCTGACATCCATCCCAGTTAATCTGCCACGTCCTCTTCGAAAACTCAACTTGCAACATAACCGCATCAGTCAGCTCCCCGCATACCCGTTTCGTCATCTAAAACCGGGCCTGCAGGCCCTCCATCTATCTCACAACGCATTGAAAGACAATGGGATAGGGCGAAGGGCTTTTGTTGGAACATACCGCTCTCTGAAAGAGCTTCTGCTTGACAACAATTACCTAGAAGAGGTTCCTCCATGCATCAGGCAGTTTAAGAACCTGCAGATGCTCAGACTGGACAACAATAAAATAAG GCTGATGAGACCGTGGGGAGTGTGCCACCCTCGTAATTCTGGATCTTTGGCTTCAGTCCACCTTGAAAATAATCTCCTTGAAGTGGAGACGCTTCCCCCAAAGGCTTTCTCCTGTGTCATTGATGCCAAGGGACTGATCCTTTATCCACAGCAGTACAAAAAGGATGAAAATACttga